The following proteins come from a genomic window of Streptomyces sp. Sge12:
- a CDS encoding Lrp/AsnC family transcriptional regulator has product MDTVDRQLIQALRENGRASYAELGRLVGLSGPSVTDRINRLETAGVITGYRATVDSRSLGLGVTALIGLSMSDAADHEDVARRLRDLAEIEDCWFIAGDDSFMLKVRANDVDGLEKIIRRLSGTKGVSRTRTTIVLSTKWENRVGELPEEA; this is encoded by the coding sequence ATGGACACGGTGGACAGGCAGCTCATCCAGGCACTCCGGGAAAACGGTCGTGCCTCGTACGCGGAGCTGGGCCGTCTCGTGGGCCTCTCCGGCCCCAGCGTCACCGACCGCATCAATCGACTGGAGACGGCCGGCGTCATCACCGGCTACCGCGCGACGGTGGACTCGCGGTCGCTCGGCCTCGGCGTCACGGCGCTGATCGGACTCTCCATGTCCGATGCCGCGGACCACGAGGACGTGGCCCGGCGGCTGCGCGACCTCGCCGAGATCGAGGACTGCTGGTTCATCGCGGGCGACGACTCCTTCATGCTGAAGGTGCGCGCCAACGACGTGGACGGCCTGGAGAAGATCATCCGCAGGCTTTCCGGCACCAAGGGCGTCTCGCGCACCCGCACCACCATCGTGCTCTCCACGAAGTGGGAGAACCGGGTCGGGGAACTGCCCGAGGAAGCCTGA
- a CDS encoding UbiX family flavin prenyltransferase, which produces MTERKRTPWVVGVSGASGTPYAAAVLRGLLAAGESVDLVVSRASRLTLLDETGIAFRDAHWRDDLGEWLARGADGKPETFARPELDDVRYWGAGDLAAGPSSGSYPVKGMLIVPASTACVAGVALGLSKDLLQRVASVTLKERRRLVVAVRETPLNGQTLRHLVALDEAGAVVLPASPAFYTGATHIQDLVDFVAGRVLDAAGVPHRLYRRWEGELGGSRTARGAGGGD; this is translated from the coding sequence ATGACTGAGCGCAAGCGCACCCCGTGGGTGGTCGGGGTTTCCGGGGCGTCCGGGACGCCGTACGCGGCGGCGGTGCTCCGCGGGCTGCTGGCCGCGGGGGAGAGTGTCGACCTGGTGGTGAGCCGCGCCTCGCGCCTCACCCTGCTGGACGAGACCGGGATCGCCTTCCGGGACGCGCACTGGCGCGACGACCTGGGGGAGTGGCTGGCGCGGGGAGCCGACGGGAAGCCGGAGACCTTCGCACGGCCGGAACTGGACGACGTCCGGTACTGGGGCGCGGGGGACCTGGCGGCGGGCCCGAGTTCGGGCTCGTATCCGGTCAAGGGGATGCTCATCGTCCCCGCGTCCACGGCCTGTGTGGCGGGCGTGGCGCTGGGGCTGTCGAAGGACCTGCTCCAGCGCGTGGCGAGCGTGACGCTCAAGGAGCGGCGCCGGCTGGTGGTCGCGGTGCGGGAGACCCCGCTGAACGGACAGACGCTGCGGCACCTGGTGGCGCTGGACGAGGCGGGCGCGGTCGTGCTGCCCGCCTCTCCGGCGTTCTATACGGGTGCGACGCACATCCAGGATCTGGTGGACTTCGTCGCGGGGCGGGTGCTGGACGCGGCAGGGGTGCCGCACCGGCTGTACCGCCGCTGGGAGGGGGAGCTGGGAGGCTCCCGTACTGCCCGGGGGGCAGGTGGCGGTGACTAG
- a CDS encoding rhomboid family intramembrane serine protease, with translation MSTTVDPGWTQLDRAKAAGKLMAGWVALLWLVELLDLATGHALDGYGIIAREPDGLTGIPLAPFLHFGFDHVASNSVPLLALGFVAALSGIRRFLLVCAAVVVVDGLGVWLVSPSNSITAGASGLVFGLFGYLLVRGFVERRPLGVVVGVVIAALWGSSILLGILPNDSGVSWQGHLFGLLAGAAMAFALPRREPAPS, from the coding sequence ATGAGCACGACGGTGGATCCGGGCTGGACGCAGCTCGACCGGGCCAAGGCGGCCGGGAAGCTGATGGCCGGCTGGGTGGCCCTGCTGTGGCTGGTCGAGCTGCTGGACCTGGCCACCGGCCATGCGCTGGACGGGTACGGGATCATCGCCCGCGAGCCGGACGGCCTGACCGGGATACCCCTCGCGCCCTTCCTCCACTTCGGGTTCGACCATGTGGCGTCCAACAGCGTCCCGCTGCTCGCCCTCGGCTTCGTCGCGGCCCTCAGCGGCATCCGCCGGTTCCTGCTCGTGTGCGCCGCCGTCGTGGTGGTGGACGGACTCGGCGTCTGGCTGGTCTCCCCGTCGAACAGCATCACGGCCGGCGCCTCGGGCCTGGTCTTCGGCCTCTTCGGCTACCTGCTGGTCCGCGGATTCGTGGAACGGCGGCCGCTGGGCGTCGTGGTGGGCGTGGTCATCGCCGCCCTCTGGGGCAGCTCCATCCTCCTCGGCATCCTGCCGAACGACTCGGGGGTCAGCTGGCAGGGCCACCTCTTCGGCCTGCTCGCGGGCGCGGCCATGGCCTTCGCCCTCCCGAGGCGCGAGCCCGCGCCCAGCTGA
- the mqnP gene encoding menaquinone biosynthesis prenyltransferase MqnP, whose product MMTTAEDVLGPGPAPEAGGKVRAFLRLVLIEHSVFALPFAYIAAFTAMFRLDGHVHWGVLLLVTICMVGLRTFAMAANRIIDREIDARNPRTAGRELVTGAVSVRAAWTGAGIALLVFLGSAALLNPLCLALAPVAVIPMVVYPYGKRFTNFPHAILGLAQAMGPVGAWLAVTGEWSWDAVVLGLAVGVWIGGFDLIFACQDVAADRADGVKSVPARFGVPAALWGARGAHVVTTALLAWYALATDAGVLFWVGLAVVVAAFLYEHTIVKPHDLSRLNRAFFTVNGFIGIALFVCALLDLVTRGLTV is encoded by the coding sequence ATGATGACCACCGCCGAGGACGTCCTCGGCCCCGGCCCCGCGCCGGAGGCCGGTGGCAAGGTCCGGGCCTTCCTGAGACTCGTGCTGATCGAGCACTCGGTCTTCGCGCTGCCCTTCGCCTACATCGCGGCGTTCACCGCCATGTTCCGGCTCGACGGGCACGTCCACTGGGGCGTCCTGCTGCTCGTCACCATCTGCATGGTGGGGCTGCGGACCTTCGCGATGGCCGCCAACCGGATCATCGACCGCGAGATCGACGCCAGGAACCCGCGCACGGCCGGCCGCGAGCTGGTCACCGGCGCGGTGTCGGTCCGCGCGGCCTGGACCGGCGCCGGGATCGCGCTCCTCGTCTTCCTCGGCTCGGCGGCGCTGCTGAACCCGCTGTGCCTGGCGCTCGCGCCGGTCGCCGTGATCCCGATGGTGGTCTACCCGTACGGCAAGCGGTTCACGAACTTCCCGCACGCCATCCTGGGCCTGGCCCAGGCGATGGGCCCGGTCGGCGCCTGGCTCGCGGTCACCGGCGAGTGGTCCTGGGACGCGGTCGTCCTCGGCCTCGCGGTGGGCGTGTGGATCGGCGGCTTCGACCTGATCTTCGCCTGCCAGGACGTGGCCGCCGACCGCGCGGACGGCGTCAAGTCCGTCCCGGCCCGCTTCGGCGTCCCGGCCGCCCTCTGGGGCGCGCGCGGCGCGCACGTGGTGACCACGGCCCTGCTGGCCTGGTACGCGCTGGCCACGGACGCGGGCGTGCTGTTCTGGGTCGGCCTGGCGGTCGTCGTCGCCGCCTTCCTCTACGAGCACACCATCGTCAAGCCCCACGACCTGTCCCGCCTGAACCGGGCCTTCTTCACGGTCAACGGCTTCATCGGGATCGCCCTGTTCGTGTGCGCCCTGCTGGATCTCGTGACGCGGGGTCTGACCGTCTGA
- a CDS encoding menaquinone biosynthesis decarboxylase, whose translation MAYDDLRSLLRALEREGDLKRIKAEVDPYLEVGEIVDRVNKAGGPALLFENVKGSAMPLAMNVFGTDRRLLKALGLKSYGEISEKIGGLLKPELPQGFIGVREAFGKLGSMVHVPPKKIKGEAPVQEVVLTGDDVDLDRLPALFTWPKDGGSFFNLGLTHTKHPETGVRNLGLYRLQRHDKRTIGMHWQIHKDSRNHYAVAAAKGERLPVAIAFGCPPAVTYASTAPLPGDIDEYLFAGFVAGKRIEMVDCKTVPLQVPANAEVVIEGWLEPGEMLPEGPFGDHTGFYTPQEPFPALKIDCVTMRRRPLIQSIVVGRPPTEDGPLGRATERFFLPLLKIIVPDIVDYHLPESGGFHNCAIVSIDKKYPKHAQKVMHAIWGAHMMSLTKLIIVVDKDCDVHDLHEVSWRALGNTDYSRDLTVVEGPVDHLDHASYQQFWGGKAGIDATKKLPEEGYTRDGGWPDMVESDPATAALVDRRWKEYGL comes from the coding sequence ATGGCTTACGACGATCTCCGCTCGCTGCTCCGGGCTCTGGAGCGGGAGGGCGACCTCAAGCGCATCAAGGCCGAAGTCGACCCGTACCTGGAGGTCGGGGAGATCGTCGACAGAGTGAACAAGGCGGGGGGTCCGGCGCTCCTCTTCGAGAACGTCAAGGGCTCCGCGATGCCGCTGGCCATGAACGTCTTCGGTACCGACCGCCGCCTCCTGAAGGCCCTCGGCCTCAAGTCGTACGGCGAGATCAGCGAGAAGATCGGCGGCCTGCTGAAGCCGGAGCTCCCGCAGGGCTTCATCGGGGTCCGCGAGGCCTTCGGCAAGCTCGGCTCGATGGTCCACGTGCCGCCGAAGAAGATCAAGGGCGAGGCCCCCGTCCAGGAGGTCGTCCTCACCGGCGACGACGTGGACCTGGACCGGCTGCCGGCCCTCTTCACCTGGCCCAAGGACGGCGGGTCCTTCTTCAACCTCGGCCTGACCCACACCAAGCACCCCGAGACGGGCGTGCGCAACCTCGGCCTCTACCGGCTCCAGCGCCACGACAAGCGCACCATCGGCATGCACTGGCAGATCCACAAGGACAGCCGCAACCACTACGCCGTCGCCGCGGCGAAGGGCGAGCGGCTGCCGGTCGCGATCGCCTTCGGCTGCCCGCCCGCGGTGACGTACGCGTCCACCGCGCCGCTGCCGGGCGACATCGACGAGTACCTCTTCGCCGGGTTCGTCGCGGGCAAGCGGATCGAGATGGTCGACTGCAAGACGGTCCCGCTCCAGGTCCCGGCCAACGCGGAGGTCGTGATCGAGGGCTGGCTGGAGCCCGGCGAGATGCTCCCCGAGGGGCCGTTCGGCGACCACACCGGCTTCTACACCCCGCAGGAGCCCTTCCCGGCCCTGAAGATCGACTGCGTGACGATGCGCAGGCGTCCGCTCATCCAGTCGATCGTGGTCGGCCGGCCGCCGACCGAGGACGGCCCGCTCGGCCGCGCGACGGAGCGTTTCTTCCTGCCCCTGCTCAAGATCATCGTGCCGGACATCGTGGACTACCACCTCCCCGAGTCGGGCGGCTTCCACAACTGCGCGATCGTCTCGATCGACAAGAAGTACCCCAAGCACGCGCAGAAGGTCATGCACGCCATCTGGGGCGCGCACATGATGTCGCTGACCAAGCTGATCATCGTGGTCGACAAGGACTGCGACGTCCACGACCTGCACGAGGTCTCCTGGCGGGCGCTCGGCAACACCGACTACTCCCGCGACCTCACCGTCGTCGAGGGGCCGGTGGACCACCTGGACCACGCCTCGTACCAGCAGTTCTGGGGCGGCAAGGCCGGCATCGACGCGACGAAGAAGCTGCCCGAGGAGGGCTACACCCGCGACGGCGGCTGGCCCGACATGGTCGAGTCCGACCCGGCCACCGCGGCCCTGGTGGACCGCCGCTGGAAGGAGTACGGACTGTGA
- a CDS encoding PLD nuclease N-terminal domain-containing protein, which produces MLRYLPFLLILALTIYAFIDCLNTPEEEVKHLPKVVWVIIILLFSIVGPVVWLFAGRQRAASGGGRARRTQWVAPDDNPEFLKSLREEQEKKDRDDKD; this is translated from the coding sequence GTGCTGCGCTATCTGCCGTTCCTGCTGATCCTCGCGCTGACCATCTACGCCTTCATCGATTGCCTGAACACCCCGGAGGAGGAGGTCAAGCACCTCCCCAAGGTGGTCTGGGTGATCATCATCCTGCTCTTCTCCATCGTGGGGCCGGTGGTGTGGTTGTTCGCGGGCAGGCAGCGGGCGGCATCGGGCGGTGGCCGGGCGCGCCGGACGCAGTGGGTGGCGCCCGACGACAACCCGGAGTTCCTGAAGTCGCTGCGCGAGGAGCAGGAGAAGAAGGACCGGGACGACAAGGACTGA
- a CDS encoding cupin domain-containing protein — MHVISASPENVVTTPNATMTGFAAPSRGSAELSSWHVVMPAGSTGPEHSVSREQVWTLTAGSLEVTCEGRTEKVTAGRTLVLPPDVLRRIRADETFEAYVVMRADAVVSVPGEEGTRVLPWAR, encoded by the coding sequence GTGCACGTGATCAGCGCTTCGCCCGAGAACGTCGTCACCACCCCCAACGCCACCATGACCGGCTTCGCCGCCCCCAGCCGCGGCAGCGCCGAGCTCAGCAGCTGGCACGTGGTCATGCCCGCCGGCAGCACCGGCCCCGAGCACTCCGTCAGCCGCGAGCAGGTGTGGACCCTGACCGCCGGTTCCCTGGAGGTCACCTGCGAGGGCCGCACCGAGAAGGTCACCGCCGGCCGGACCCTGGTCCTGCCCCCGGACGTGCTGCGCCGGATCCGCGCCGACGAGACCTTCGAGGCCTACGTCGTGATGCGCGCCGACGCAGTGGTGTCGGTCCCGGGGGAGGAGGGCACCCGCGTCCTGCCGTGGGCCCGGTAG
- a CDS encoding MarR family winged helix-turn-helix transcriptional regulator, with the protein MTRDENEGVELLFLLGLGFQMLLGEFTARVAEAGYPDLRPVHGMAFQAIGSSGATATELAERLGVTKQAAGQIVDDLEKRGYVRREPHPEGGRRKLVVLTPAARDHLAVAGRILHGLEAELGRETDLTALRRGLGQVVRTFHGEGPLPPLRPVW; encoded by the coding sequence GTGACGAGAGACGAGAACGAGGGCGTCGAGCTGCTGTTCCTGCTCGGCCTGGGCTTCCAGATGCTGCTGGGCGAGTTCACCGCCCGCGTCGCCGAGGCCGGATACCCGGACCTGCGCCCGGTGCACGGCATGGCCTTCCAGGCCATCGGGAGCTCCGGCGCCACCGCCACCGAGCTCGCCGAGCGGCTCGGGGTGACCAAGCAGGCCGCCGGACAGATCGTCGACGACCTGGAGAAGCGCGGCTACGTCCGGCGCGAGCCGCACCCCGAGGGCGGCCGCCGCAAGCTGGTGGTCCTCACCCCGGCGGCCCGGGACCACCTCGCGGTCGCGGGCCGGATCCTGCACGGGCTGGAGGCCGAACTCGGCCGCGAAACCGACCTGACCGCCCTGCGCCGGGGACTCGGGCAGGTCGTGCGCACCTTCCACGGGGAGGGGCCGCTACCGCCCCTGCGCCCGGTCTGGTGA
- a CDS encoding SRPBCC domain-containing protein yields MSLVSHATSERLDENNWLLRFELHLPHAYEALWTALTTPDGLRGWLAAADVLERRLGGAVTLRWLNSATVATGQVTAWDVERVAEYTVTEHGRIRFHLEPVGTDSTVIRFVNERGGPEAVRLDCLAGWHEHFELLDSALAGRPTDWAAWTDTRWAALREAYASLARA; encoded by the coding sequence ATGTCCCTCGTGAGTCATGCCACCAGCGAGCGCCTGGACGAGAACAACTGGCTGCTCCGCTTCGAACTGCACCTGCCGCACGCCTACGAGGCCCTGTGGACGGCCCTGACCACTCCGGACGGGCTGCGCGGCTGGCTGGCGGCCGCGGACGTCCTGGAGCGCAGGCTCGGCGGGGCGGTCACGCTGCGCTGGCTGAACAGCGCGACCGTCGCGACCGGGCAGGTCACCGCCTGGGACGTGGAACGGGTCGCCGAGTACACGGTCACCGAGCACGGGCGGATCCGCTTCCACCTGGAGCCGGTCGGCACCGATTCGACGGTGATCCGGTTCGTGAACGAGCGCGGCGGGCCGGAGGCCGTGCGCCTGGACTGCCTGGCGGGCTGGCACGAGCACTTCGAGCTGCTGGACTCCGCGCTGGCCGGGCGGCCGACGGACTGGGCCGCCTGGACGGACACCCGCTGGGCGGCGCTGCGCGAGGCCTACGCCTCCCTCGCCCGGGCCTAG
- the ccsB gene encoding c-type cytochrome biogenesis protein CcsB produces MTPLAAAANENLAEISNYLIYSSMAVYTLAFFAHIAEWTFGSRSKVARTAAALTAAKEAGSARSAAPAVQVRGKAGATAVLDEPKVTTRSTTGTRDVPDGPGAAGGTVQGDLYGRIAVSLTALAFLVEAAGVVARALSVQRAPWGNMYEFSITFSTVAVGAYLVLLALKKNIRWLGLILVTTVLLDLGIAVTWLYTDSDQLVPALHSYWLWIHVSTAIFCGAVFYIGAAGAVLYLFRDSYESQLEAGRTPGKFRTSVLERLPSAASLDKFSYRINAAVFPLWTFTIIAGAIWAGDAWGRYWGWDPKEVWSFVTWVAYACYLHARATAGWKGRKAAYLALFAFACWIWNYYGVNILLSGKHSYAGV; encoded by the coding sequence ATGACGCCGCTCGCAGCCGCAGCCAACGAGAACCTGGCTGAGATCAGCAACTACCTGATCTATTCGTCGATGGCGGTCTACACGCTCGCCTTCTTCGCGCACATCGCCGAGTGGACCTTCGGCAGCCGCAGCAAGGTGGCCCGTACGGCCGCCGCGCTGACCGCCGCCAAGGAGGCCGGGTCGGCCCGGTCCGCCGCCCCCGCCGTCCAGGTCCGCGGCAAGGCGGGCGCCACCGCCGTCCTCGACGAGCCCAAGGTCACCACCCGCTCCACCACGGGCACCCGCGACGTACCCGACGGCCCCGGTGCCGCCGGCGGCACCGTGCAGGGAGACCTGTACGGGCGGATCGCGGTCTCGCTGACCGCGCTCGCCTTCCTCGTCGAGGCGGCCGGCGTCGTGGCCCGCGCCCTGTCGGTGCAGCGGGCCCCCTGGGGCAACATGTACGAGTTCTCGATCACCTTCTCCACGGTGGCCGTCGGCGCGTACCTGGTGCTCCTCGCCCTGAAGAAGAACATCCGCTGGCTCGGCCTGATCCTGGTCACCACGGTCCTGCTGGACCTCGGCATCGCCGTCACCTGGCTCTACACCGACAGCGACCAGCTGGTCCCGGCCCTGCACTCGTACTGGCTGTGGATCCACGTCTCCACCGCGATCTTCTGCGGCGCCGTCTTCTACATCGGTGCCGCGGGCGCGGTCCTCTACCTCTTCCGGGACTCCTACGAGAGCCAGCTGGAGGCGGGCCGCACCCCCGGGAAGTTCCGCACCTCGGTGCTGGAGCGGCTGCCCTCGGCGGCCTCGCTCGACAAGTTCTCGTACCGCATCAACGCGGCCGTCTTCCCGCTGTGGACCTTCACGATCATCGCGGGCGCGATCTGGGCCGGCGACGCCTGGGGCCGCTACTGGGGCTGGGACCCCAAGGAGGTCTGGTCCTTCGTGACCTGGGTGGCCTACGCCTGCTACCTGCACGCCCGCGCCACCGCCGGCTGGAAGGGCCGCAAGGCCGCGTACCTCGCGCTCTTCGCCTTCGCCTGCTGGATCTGGAACTACTACGGCGTGAACATCCTGCTCAGCGGCAAGCACTCGTACGCGGGCGTCTGA
- the resB gene encoding cytochrome c biogenesis protein ResB, producing the protein MSTTDKASTDTSAAADPTDAAAGAQLSTAPLEDGPSGPAVGIGVIGWARWFWRQLTSMRVALILLFLLSLGAIPGSLVPQTSVDAMKVTQWKRDHPSWVGVAEKLQLFDVYSSVWFSAIYLLLFISLIGCIVPRSWQFVGQLRGRPPGAPRRLDRLPAHTTWRTGKTPDEVLSYARTVLRGSRFRTEPGKDHVAAEKGYLREAGNLIFHVALIVMLVAFAWGQYFKSEGGKLVLRGSGFSNTLTQYDDFKSGALFDPDDLPPFSFTLDRFDASYEMTGPQRGTPRDFKAYVTFTDGAHGTPQKREIQVNKPMEVDGSKVYLLGHGYAPIVSVTDPTGKVIFKDAVPVLPQDANLTSTGAVKVTDGYKDKDGKQEQLGFSAVFVPSFAGEGMGTMFSQFPALLNPQLMLNAWHGSLGVDSGLPQNVYRLDSSKMEMFKDESGQQFKQKLALGDTMTLPNGAGTVKFEGIERWATFSVTHQPASGLALAGAIAAIAGLAGSLFIQRRRIWVRAVTGEDGVTVVEMAGLGRSESTRLPQELAELAAALHRQAPSASPACAETLVEETPEGERG; encoded by the coding sequence ATGAGTACGACAGACAAAGCGAGCACCGACACGTCCGCCGCGGCGGACCCCACCGACGCCGCGGCAGGCGCCCAGCTCTCCACCGCCCCGCTGGAGGACGGCCCGAGCGGGCCGGCCGTCGGCATCGGCGTGATCGGCTGGGCCCGCTGGTTCTGGCGGCAGCTCACCTCCATGCGGGTCGCGCTGATCCTGCTCTTCCTGCTGTCCCTGGGCGCCATCCCCGGCTCCCTGGTCCCCCAGACCAGCGTCGACGCGATGAAGGTCACCCAGTGGAAGCGGGACCACCCGTCCTGGGTGGGCGTCGCCGAGAAGCTCCAGCTCTTCGACGTCTACAGCTCGGTGTGGTTCTCCGCGATCTACCTGCTGCTGTTCATCTCGCTCATTGGCTGCATCGTGCCGCGCTCCTGGCAGTTCGTCGGCCAGCTCCGCGGCCGGCCGCCGGGCGCCCCCCGGCGCCTGGACCGGCTGCCCGCCCACACCACCTGGCGCACCGGGAAGACCCCCGACGAGGTCCTCTCGTACGCGCGGACCGTGCTGCGCGGCAGCCGCTTCCGCACCGAGCCGGGCAAGGACCACGTCGCGGCTGAGAAGGGCTACCTCCGCGAGGCGGGGAACCTGATCTTCCACGTCGCGCTGATCGTGATGCTGGTGGCCTTCGCCTGGGGCCAGTACTTCAAGTCCGAGGGCGGCAAGCTGGTCCTGCGCGGCAGCGGCTTCTCGAACACGCTCACCCAGTACGACGACTTCAAGTCCGGCGCGCTCTTCGACCCGGACGACCTGCCGCCCTTCAGCTTCACGCTGGACCGGTTCGACGCGTCGTACGAGATGACCGGCCCGCAGCGCGGCACCCCGCGCGACTTCAAGGCGTACGTCACCTTCACGGACGGCGCCCACGGCACCCCGCAGAAGCGCGAGATCCAGGTCAACAAGCCCATGGAGGTCGACGGCTCCAAGGTCTACCTGCTCGGGCACGGCTACGCGCCGATCGTCTCGGTGACCGATCCCACCGGCAAGGTGATCTTCAAGGACGCCGTGCCGGTGCTCCCGCAGGACGCCAACCTCACGTCCACCGGAGCCGTCAAGGTCACCGACGGCTACAAGGACAAGGACGGCAAGCAGGAGCAGCTCGGCTTCAGTGCCGTCTTCGTACCGAGCTTCGCCGGCGAGGGCATGGGCACGATGTTCTCCCAGTTCCCCGCCCTGCTGAACCCGCAGCTCATGCTCAACGCCTGGCACGGCAGCCTCGGCGTGGACTCGGGTCTGCCGCAGAACGTCTACCGGCTCGACAGCTCCAAGATGGAGATGTTCAAGGACGAGTCGGGCCAGCAGTTCAAGCAGAAACTGGCGCTCGGCGACACGATGACCCTGCCGAACGGCGCGGGCACCGTGAAGTTCGAGGGCATCGAGCGGTGGGCCACCTTCTCCGTCACCCACCAGCCCGCCAGCGGCCTCGCCCTCGCGGGCGCGATCGCCGCCATCGCCGGCCTGGCCGGATCGCTGTTCATCCAGCGCCGCCGGATCTGGGTCCGCGCCGTGACCGGAGAGGACGGCGTGACCGTCGTCGAGATGGCGGGTCTGGGCCGCAGCGAGTCCACCCGGCTCCCGCAGGAGCTGGCGGAGCTCGCCGCCGCGCTGCACCGGCAGGCCCCGAGTGCGTCTCCCGCATGTGCCGAAACACTTGTTGAAGAAACCCCTGAAGGAGAGCGCGGATGA
- a CDS encoding cytochrome c biogenesis CcdA family protein has translation MVAYVLAAEATGVNETVLNGALLLALPISLLAGLVSFFSPCVLPLVPGYLSYVTGVSGADLAEARRGRMLAGAGLFVAGFTAVFVSTGALFGYFGAELQENKAIISRVLGGLVIVLGLFFMGAIPGLTMREFRFHRKPTAGLVGAPLLGVLFGVGWTPCMGPTLAAVNTLSIDQASAGRGALLTVVYCLGLGVPFILAAIAFRKALGAFGWVKKHYAWVMRIGGGMLIVTGLLLVTGLWDSIVTDMQSWTQSFTVGI, from the coding sequence GTGGTCGCGTACGTCCTGGCCGCAGAGGCCACCGGTGTGAACGAGACGGTGCTGAACGGCGCGCTGCTGCTGGCGCTGCCGATCTCCCTCCTCGCCGGTCTGGTCTCCTTCTTCTCGCCCTGCGTGCTGCCGCTGGTCCCCGGCTACCTGTCCTACGTGACCGGCGTCAGCGGCGCCGACCTCGCCGAGGCCCGGCGCGGGCGGATGCTGGCGGGCGCCGGCCTGTTCGTCGCCGGCTTCACGGCCGTCTTCGTATCCACCGGCGCGCTCTTCGGCTACTTCGGTGCCGAGCTCCAGGAGAACAAGGCGATCATCTCCAGGGTGCTGGGCGGCCTGGTGATCGTCCTCGGCCTGTTCTTCATGGGCGCGATCCCCGGTCTGACGATGCGGGAGTTCCGCTTCCACCGGAAGCCGACGGCCGGTCTGGTCGGCGCACCCCTGCTCGGCGTGCTCTTCGGCGTCGGCTGGACCCCCTGCATGGGCCCGACCCTCGCCGCCGTCAACACGCTGTCCATCGACCAGGCGAGCGCCGGCCGCGGTGCCCTGCTGACCGTCGTCTACTGCCTGGGCCTCGGCGTGCCCTTCATCCTCGCCGCGATCGCCTTCCGCAAGGCGCTCGGTGCATTCGGCTGGGTGAAGAAGCACTATGCATGGGTGATGCGCATCGGCGGCGGCATGCTGATCGTCACCGGCCTGCTGCTCGTCACAGGTTTGTGGGACAGCATCGTCACCGACATGCAGAGCTGGACCCAAAGCTTCACGGTGGGGATCTGA
- a CDS encoding TlpA family protein disulfide reductase, with protein MSHSRAPRRRWTSGRALLLTAVTITGALTLTACGGSDSGKPTGSGGNYVTGASGVSTSAKGERTEAPKLDGETVDGKTLDTSTLKGKVVVLNVWGSWCPPCRAEAPAFAKVSKELADAGKDVVFVGINTRDNNQQNAKSFEETFGITYPSLFDPDGKLLLRFPKGSLNPNAIPSTLVLDREGRIAARTLAPLGEDKLRSMIDPVLAEQ; from the coding sequence ATGAGCCATAGCCGCGCCCCCCGACGCCGCTGGACCAGCGGCCGCGCCCTCCTGCTGACCGCGGTGACCATCACCGGCGCCCTCACGCTCACGGCGTGCGGCGGTTCGGACAGCGGCAAGCCGACCGGCAGCGGCGGGAACTACGTCACGGGCGCGAGCGGCGTCTCCACCTCCGCCAAGGGCGAGCGGACCGAGGCTCCCAAGCTCGACGGCGAGACCGTGGACGGGAAGACCCTCGACACCAGCACCCTCAAGGGCAAGGTCGTCGTCCTCAACGTGTGGGGCTCCTGGTGCCCGCCGTGCCGGGCCGAGGCCCCGGCCTTCGCGAAGGTCTCCAAGGAACTGGCCGACGCCGGCAAGGACGTCGTCTTCGTGGGCATCAACACCCGCGACAACAACCAGCAGAACGCGAAGTCCTTCGAGGAGACGTTCGGTATCACCTACCCGAGCCTCTTCGACCCCGACGGCAAGCTGCTGCTGCGCTTCCCCAAGGGCAGCCTCAACCCGAACGCCATCCCCTCCACGCTCGTCCTGGACCGCGAGGGCCGGATCGCCGCACGGACCCTGGCCCCCCTCGGCGAGGACAAACTGCGCTCGATGATCGACCCCGTCCTCGCGGAGCAGTGA